A section of the Mycolicibacterium anyangense genome encodes:
- a CDS encoding alpha/beta hydrolase family protein translates to MAKPDDSKDAVPTAHGPDREKPSTSGPLATIVAPFTRAGSYYARSWGAYLDGSNGELPVARPTLSLATHALRDEIVLVGLRWRRPLSDARVYDRINAEVRQAIALYDKKGWLTAPATFFAAPPAPTDVAIRSFTSRNRTHERLSFDSGYQPFPKEPGGDRWRSYTGNHRAYALMLRHPEPRPWLVCVHGTEMGRVGLDLTLFRAWHLHEDFGLNVVLPVLPMHGPRARGLPKNAVYPGEDVMDDVHATAQAVWDVRRVLAWIRTEAPDAQIGLNSISLGGYIAALVASLEDGLSCAILGVPPANLVDILGRHAGLEKNDPRRKTLELAAPIGRMISPLSLQPKVAPAGRFIYAGVADRIVHPREQVLQLWEHWGRPDIGWYHGGHTGFFQARPVQRFIDAALIQSGLVDAGSVDTGPIDTGPIDKK, encoded by the coding sequence ATGGCAAAGCCTGATGACAGCAAAGATGCTGTACCGACGGCCCACGGCCCGGACAGGGAGAAACCGTCGACAAGTGGACCGCTGGCGACAATCGTCGCACCATTCACCCGAGCGGGCAGCTATTACGCGCGGTCCTGGGGCGCGTACCTCGACGGCAGCAACGGTGAATTGCCGGTCGCGCGCCCGACCCTCTCGCTGGCCACCCACGCGCTACGGGACGAGATCGTCCTGGTCGGATTGCGCTGGCGTCGGCCGCTGAGTGACGCCCGCGTCTACGATCGCATCAACGCCGAGGTACGCCAGGCGATCGCGCTCTACGACAAGAAGGGCTGGCTGACCGCGCCGGCGACGTTCTTCGCGGCGCCGCCGGCACCGACCGACGTCGCGATCCGGTCGTTCACCAGCCGTAACCGCACCCACGAGCGGTTGTCGTTCGATAGCGGCTATCAGCCCTTTCCGAAGGAGCCGGGCGGGGACCGCTGGCGTAGCTACACCGGGAATCACCGCGCGTACGCGCTGATGCTGCGCCACCCCGAACCGCGGCCGTGGCTGGTGTGCGTGCACGGCACCGAGATGGGCCGGGTGGGCCTGGACCTGACCCTGTTCCGGGCCTGGCATCTGCATGAAGACTTCGGACTCAATGTGGTGCTGCCGGTGCTGCCCATGCACGGGCCCCGGGCCAGGGGCCTGCCGAAGAACGCGGTCTACCCGGGCGAGGACGTGATGGACGACGTCCACGCCACCGCGCAAGCGGTGTGGGACGTGCGGCGGGTGCTGGCCTGGATCCGCACCGAGGCGCCCGACGCCCAGATCGGACTGAACAGCATCTCGCTGGGCGGCTACATCGCGGCTCTGGTCGCCAGCCTCGAGGACGGCCTGTCCTGCGCCATCCTCGGTGTGCCGCCGGCGAATCTGGTCGACATCCTGGGCCGCCACGCGGGCCTGGAGAAGAACGACCCGCGACGCAAGACCCTGGAGTTGGCGGCACCGATCGGGCGGATGATCTCGCCGCTGTCACTGCAGCCGAAAGTCGCACCCGCGGGCCGGTTCATCTACGCCGGTGTCGCCGATCGGATCGTGCATCCCCGCGAGCAGGTGCTGCAGCTGTGGGAGCACTGGGGCCGGCCGGACATCGGTTGGTACCACGGCGGTCACACCGGTTTCTTCCAGGCGCGCCCAGTGCAGCGCTTCATCGACGCCGCGCTGATTCAATCGGGACTCGTCGACGCCGGGTCCGTCGACACCGGGCCCATCGACACCGGGCCCATCGACAAAAAATGA
- a CDS encoding PE-PPE domain-containing protein: MGRGLAPLCDQGRSRAGALFFAALAVVVAMAAPAHAANVVWVGGTKGSLGTVLSGLFSINDELLGGAYQDDDFTTVDYPGGLWPITGVLDPTLGVSVGIGVTNTMAAIATLSGQLVVAGTSQGSLVVQQVEANLNSNPAVPDNTTFILIADPNLGLFNGSHGQSVPVFDYVPFAVPETRFKTIIVVNQYDFFADPITQPWNLLTDLNALVGIYYVHSVAQATDLSTVPPQNITTTTNSQGGTTTVYRVPTTFLPLTMPLRQWGVPAGVVDAIDAQLRPIIDQGYAPVSSTRPPVAASPAAQLVSRTASSGRQRPTTPPAVKGAASTGSHSGGSSGGSSGSSSGSSSKSTGGSGRNK; encoded by the coding sequence ATGGGTCGGGGTTTGGCCCCGCTATGTGATCAGGGTCGATCGCGAGCGGGCGCATTGTTCTTTGCGGCGTTGGCCGTCGTGGTCGCCATGGCCGCACCCGCGCATGCGGCGAACGTGGTCTGGGTCGGGGGTACGAAGGGTTCGCTGGGCACGGTGTTGTCCGGACTGTTCAGCATCAACGACGAATTGCTCGGCGGCGCATACCAAGACGACGACTTCACGACGGTCGACTATCCGGGCGGGCTGTGGCCCATCACCGGAGTACTGGATCCCACCCTCGGCGTCTCGGTGGGCATCGGCGTCACCAACACCATGGCCGCCATCGCAACGCTCAGTGGCCAATTGGTGGTCGCCGGCACGTCACAGGGTTCCCTGGTGGTGCAGCAGGTCGAGGCCAACCTGAACAGCAACCCGGCAGTCCCGGACAACACCACCTTCATCCTGATCGCCGACCCGAACCTGGGTCTGTTCAACGGCAGTCACGGGCAATCGGTGCCGGTCTTCGACTATGTCCCCTTCGCCGTTCCCGAGACGCGCTTCAAGACGATCATCGTGGTCAATCAGTACGACTTCTTCGCCGATCCGATCACCCAGCCGTGGAATCTATTGACCGATCTCAATGCGCTGGTGGGCATCTACTACGTGCACTCGGTCGCGCAGGCGACCGACCTGTCCACCGTCCCGCCGCAGAACATCACCACCACGACGAACAGCCAAGGTGGCACCACGACGGTCTACCGCGTTCCCACCACCTTCCTTCCGTTGACAATGCCGTTGCGGCAGTGGGGAGTTCCAGCCGGCGTCGTCGATGCCATCGACGCCCAACTGCGGCCCATCATCGATCAGGGGTACGCGCCGGTCTCGTCGACCCGGCCCCCGGTAGCGGCGTCGCCGGCCGCCCAGCTGGTCTCGCGGACCGCGTCCAGCGGCCGGCAGCGCCCAACCACGCCGCCGGCGGTCAAGGGTGCGGCGTCCACAGGCTCGCATTCGGGCGGGTCATCGGGCGGGTCATCGGGATCGTCTTCGGGATCCTCGTCGAAGTCGACGGGCGGCTCCGGGCGCAACAAGTGA